A genomic stretch from Selenomonas sp. AB3002 includes:
- a CDS encoding DEAD/DEAH box helicase family protein — protein sequence MGSNFSFLQKENNFKTFAPLMLQAERAMSISPMLAATQARAALEVTVKWLYNIMGIRQPVIYGDNGKEYNPKLSDLLKDRDFKAEVTDHDVYEQMWAITKIGNKAVHTGEATKAEGMLALKQLLQVGNWVDYLYGEDDDYAEQRTFDESLVPNPDSVSELSHTEQQKLAALERKMAKTADNMLQQEKELAKIQTKLKKQSQELSDKDAEIEALRRELAQQKSQNKSQRRYSLDKATEAETRKYLIDEALAEVGWHFGKNMEVEVPVQGMPISERSPKGNGYCDYVLYDDAHVPLAVVEAKRTSVSVEDGSVQARLYADCLEKQYGRRPIILLSNGYEFRYLDDLSGYPRRKVSGFFTPEELRRRMRQRNRQPLTSVNPKNEIAGRPYQLHAIQSVAEAADKKIRKFLIVQATGTGKTRVSAGISDIMLRSDWAYRILFLADRNPLVRQGKSSYTDIFGNTYPLCNLVLANKDKKSEMAENPENSRIIFSTYPTMLNSIDSRRKDDGSRLFTPGYFDLIILDESHRSIYNKYQDIFAYFDAMLLGLTATPKADMDHDTYGFFDLPQGEPTDNYDYRDAVEQGYLVDYEAVDCSTRLLTEGLKYNELSPEDKEEYERTFGDEDDDGTNTNKKDIRPDLFNKTVFNAPTIDKVLQRLMSDGIYVEDEDKLGKTIIFAKNHTHAEAIVERFHKLYPEYGDSFIQIIDYRIPYADDLILEFGTPEKMPQIAVSVDKLDTGIDIPPIVNLVFFKVVQSYSKFWQMIGRGTRKCKDLLGKGKDKEKFRIFDWGGNFAFFSMPENRGSEPGATPSISSRIFALKADVVSILHESGKVKDISTTEGTSFEEWIAAEDKNGEYTVESEPDEQNVYRRFVSDLYKGISGLNFESYRVKMRQKVVSKYQDIGVLASLTKDEANEVRKEISPLMGNTDNDALATRRFDHLMLAVLLDSLLQKNSAFHVGSVIKTVKKLQSPRYNNIPEVRAVRPYIDRVATEAFWEDIPLGRIEAARRKLRDIVKYIEVEEQPIYYTNFTDDELAGKPAPHIEPVVVSESYKEKAESYLREHKDQLAVHKLHTNLKLTTVELKELERILWQELGTEEDYRKVYHDLPVQKMVRKIVGVDTQTVESLFSKFLQSNRLNTKQMDFLRTVIDYIVKNGYIDNLQDSLGREPFNKFGDVIDLFGGSQDSEDDIMDIMDKVREITNNAIDIA from the coding sequence AAAAGGAAAACAACTTCAAAACCTTCGCTCCCCTTATGCTTCAGGCCGAGCGAGCTATGAGCATATCACCTATGCTGGCTGCTACCCAAGCACGGGCTGCACTGGAAGTTACGGTAAAATGGCTCTACAATATTATGGGCATTCGTCAGCCTGTTATATATGGCGATAATGGCAAGGAATATAACCCCAAGCTGTCTGATTTGTTAAAGGACAGAGATTTTAAGGCCGAAGTGACTGACCATGATGTATATGAGCAGATGTGGGCCATTACCAAAATCGGCAATAAGGCTGTGCATACAGGGGAGGCTACCAAGGCAGAGGGAATGCTGGCTCTGAAGCAGCTTTTGCAAGTCGGCAACTGGGTGGACTATCTCTATGGTGAGGATGATGACTATGCCGAGCAGCGTACTTTTGATGAATCATTGGTGCCGAATCCAGACAGTGTTTCAGAGCTGAGTCATACAGAGCAGCAAAAACTAGCTGCTTTGGAGCGTAAAATGGCCAAGACGGCTGATAATATGCTCCAGCAAGAGAAGGAACTGGCCAAGATTCAAACAAAGCTGAAAAAACAAAGCCAAGAACTGTCAGATAAGGATGCTGAGATAGAGGCCCTTCGCCGGGAACTGGCTCAGCAAAAGAGCCAGAATAAGAGCCAGCGGCGTTATAGTCTGGATAAGGCCACTGAGGCAGAAACCCGCAAGTACCTGATAGATGAAGCATTGGCAGAGGTTGGCTGGCACTTTGGCAAGAATATGGAAGTAGAAGTGCCTGTGCAGGGTATGCCCATCAGTGAACGCAGCCCTAAGGGTAATGGTTACTGTGATTATGTACTCTACGACGATGCCCATGTGCCTTTAGCTGTGGTGGAAGCAAAACGTACCAGCGTGAGCGTTGAAGATGGCAGCGTACAGGCCAGACTATATGCTGACTGTCTGGAAAAGCAGTATGGGAGAAGACCGATTATCTTACTGTCCAATGGCTACGAGTTCCGCTATCTTGATGACCTTTCCGGCTATCCACGCCGGAAAGTATCGGGATTTTTCACCCCAGAGGAGCTGCGGCGTCGTATGCGTCAGCGGAACCGTCAGCCCCTTACGTCGGTAAATCCGAAAAATGAGATAGCAGGTAGGCCATACCAGCTTCACGCCATACAGTCGGTGGCAGAGGCTGCCGACAAAAAGATTCGGAAATTCCTAATTGTGCAGGCCACAGGAACGGGCAAGACCCGTGTGTCTGCCGGTATTTCGGATATTATGCTCCGTTCTGATTGGGCGTACCGCATTTTGTTCTTGGCTGACCGTAATCCACTGGTACGGCAGGGAAAGAGCAGTTATACTGACATTTTCGGCAATACTTATCCCTTGTGCAATCTGGTGCTGGCAAATAAGGACAAGAAAAGTGAGATGGCGGAGAACCCGGAAAACAGCCGAATTATCTTCTCTACTTATCCCACCATGCTGAATTCCATTGACAGCCGACGCAAGGACGACGGCAGCCGCCTATTCACACCGGGTTACTTTGACCTTATTATCTTGGATGAGAGCCATCGAAGCATCTATAACAAGTATCAGGATATATTTGCTTATTTTGATGCAATGCTTCTGGGGCTTACGGCTACGCCTAAGGCAGATATGGACCATGATACGTATGGCTTTTTTGATTTACCACAAGGGGAGCCCACTGATAACTATGACTACAGGGACGCTGTGGAGCAGGGCTATCTGGTGGATTATGAGGCGGTGGATTGTAGTACCAGGCTGCTGACGGAGGGGCTGAAGTATAACGAGTTGTCCCCTGAGGATAAGGAAGAATACGAACGTACCTTTGGCGACGAAGATGATGACGGTACTAATACCAATAAAAAAGACATACGCCCGGATTTGTTCAACAAGACCGTGTTTAATGCTCCCACTATAGATAAGGTTTTGCAGCGGCTAATGTCAGACGGCATATATGTGGAGGACGAGGACAAGCTGGGAAAGACCATCATCTTCGCCAAGAATCATACCCATGCTGAGGCCATAGTGGAGAGATTCCATAAGCTATACCCTGAATATGGCGATAGCTTTATCCAAATTATTGATTATCGCATCCCATACGCTGATGACCTGATACTGGAATTTGGTACTCCAGAGAAGATGCCACAGATTGCTGTTTCGGTAGATAAGCTGGACACGGGTATAGATATTCCGCCTATTGTCAACCTTGTTTTCTTTAAGGTCGTGCAGTCCTACAGCAAGTTCTGGCAGATGATTGGTCGCGGCACACGCAAGTGCAAGGATTTGCTTGGCAAAGGGAAGGACAAGGAAAAGTTCCGTATCTTTGACTGGGGCGGGAATTTTGCCTTCTTCAGCATGCCAGAGAACCGTGGGAGCGAGCCGGGGGCTACCCCATCCATCAGTTCCCGGATATTTGCGTTGAAGGCTGACGTTGTAAGCATTCTGCATGAATCCGGCAAAGTAAAGGACATCTCTACAACCGAGGGAACATCTTTTGAAGAATGGATTGCCGCAGAGGACAAGAACGGGGAATATACAGTAGAATCCGAACCTGACGAACAAAATGTTTACAGGCGATTTGTTTCCGACCTGTACAAAGGGATTTCTGGTCTGAACTTCGAAAGCTATCGGGTTAAGATGCGGCAAAAGGTTGTAAGCAAGTATCAGGATATTGGTGTCTTGGCCAGCCTAACCAAAGATGAGGCCAATGAGGTAAGGAAGGAAATTTCTCCGCTGATGGGTAACACGGATAACGACGCATTGGCAACACGACGTTTTGACCATCTTATGTTGGCGGTGTTATTGGATTCCTTGCTACAAAAGAATTCTGCCTTCCATGTGGGCTCGGTGATCAAAACTGTGAAAAAGCTCCAATCTCCTAGATACAACAATATACCAGAGGTCAGGGCAGTTAGGCCCTACATCGACAGGGTGGCTACGGAAGCGTTCTGGGAAGATATTCCCTTGGGGCGTATCGAAGCAGCCCGCCGCAAGCTGCGGGATATTGTCAAATATATCGAGGTGGAAGAACAGCCCATTTACTATACCAATTTCACCGATGATGAATTGGCAGGGAAGCCTGCTCCCCATATAGAGCCAGTGGTGGTATCGGAATCCTACAAGGAGAAGGCAGAAAGCTACCTGCGGGAACATAAAGACCAACTGGCCGTTCATAAGCTGCATACCAACCTGAAGCTGACCACTGTGGAGCTGAAGGAGCTGGAACGTATCTTGTGGCAGGAACTCGGCACAGAGGAGGATTACCGCAAGGTCTACCATGATTTGCCCGTCCAGAAGATGGTCAGGAAAATCGTTGGGGTTGATACTCAGACAGTAGAGAGCCTGTTCAGCAAGTTCTTGCAGTCCAATCGCCTGAACACCAAGCAGA